The genome window CGGAGTTATCGGAGCAATTTTCCCAGCCGTACTTATCGTAGCAATCGAAAACGACGGGTCCAACAACCTTCAACCCCGAATGCTTCTTGAGGCTTTCATCGATGGTAACTCCCCAGCATCCCCGAATGTCCAATACTTCAAGCTCGCTGCAACTCTTAACTATCTCGTTCACGCTCTCTGTAGTGACGAGCATGTAGCCAATCTCGAGCTGCTTGAGCTTCGGCATCGTAGCAGCAATGGCATACGCTTCATCGTCCTGCTCGACCTTCTCAATGACCTCTAGGGGGTGCATTGTTCGGCGGAGGAAAGTGAGATTCTTGCACTGCTTCCCAATCGCTTCAAGCGCTCTCGCCCCCATATCATTGCAGTAACTTATGTCTAAGAAAGTAACATTACTGAACTTCTCGGCTAGCCGTTCCACGGCAGGATCGCCGATTTCACTCCTCGTCAGGTGCAATGCCTGCAGAGATTTGGCACTAGCAACCAAATATAGCACATTGAGTTCAGTCGCATAAAAATTGCTACTAGAGAATTAATCAATTATGATAGTCTTTGGTGTTAAAAAATCGAAAGAACACGAAGACATAAGTATATATACTCACTTGTCCGCAATGAATTCAAAGGTTTGGTTCATAAGGACACCAGAAACACAGAGCTTACGGAGTGAACCCTGAGACCTTGTAATCAGCAACTGAAGCAAGCGATCAATAGTGTCATAGCGGGCGCTCATGCTCCAATCCTCAATGTCTATCTCTTGCCAACAATAAGGCCCCAGCACGGCTCTTTGCCATGACTTGCAAACCCTCGGGATGACAGTAAGCACATCCTGAAGAGGCAGATTCTTGAATATTAACCCTAGAGCATCCGGGATTAACTCATCCCAGCACCGAACATCAGAACCATCCTCCATTTTAGCTTCTAAATCTCTGCCtcaatagagagagagaaacattCAAAATAAGCCCACAGGATTCACTAAAAATGTGCTTGTTCTCTATCTTACCAGAAGACAACCAAAGCTATTCTCAATTCAATTGAAAAACTAAAGGTGAGTTCAGCAATAAAGAAATGCAGACATACACGTTGGTCTAAGGGGATTATAGGAGAGCTTCATATTTCCCCCCTTCTATCTGCCCAACAAAACCTACTCTAAATTCAATTCAGAAACTATTCATCTTATCTTTCATGCTTCAATTTCAAACACAATGCCCAAATAAACTTAATTTGTAAAACATATGGAATCAAACTCATTCCTAGGCACAAAAAGACACAATTTTGTGGAAAAAAAACTCAGGGCATCCATGGAACTTGGGCACAAAAAGGATGAAATGTGAATGAACCATGAAAATAGCCAGGAAAAACATGAAAGTCTCCATCTTTACACAAGCAAATAAGAGAGAAGTTAAATCAACCCACAAAATGAGAATAACAAAAGCACAAACATCTATTTAACCAAACTACTACACCAAACCATAGTGTTCCATGGATCAGCAATACCGAGAAGAAAGCAAACCGAAACCAAGCCATAAATCAAGCAAAACAGTGACATTAAGCTCAAGCATTCAacaaaaatggggaaaaaaGGCAAAGATATAGTATCATTCAGTAATAATATACCAAGAAACCTCAAAATCTGTAAGGAAACTCAGTAAAACCCACTGTCAgcgaaaaacaaaaacaaaaaaaggaagaaagaggaagaagaaactaCCAGCCCGAAAATTACTCCTCCTTTGGATCTGCAAAAACAAACCAATTGATCCGGCTAAAATGAAGGAGAAAGTAACGGTTTTATAGGTGGGGAGCGTTGGGCGGTGGACGGTGGGAGAGGGACCCTCGGAGGCCGGGGGGTGGGGAgcagagaagagaagagaaaagaaaCCACTCAAAAGCCAGAGAACACAAGAAGCTAAAAAAGCAAAGATAGGATTTTtgttgcagaaaaaaaaaaccaagaaaaagGGTTACAAAAAAGCTCACCAAAATTATCTGCTTTCATAAACAAACCAAATTCATCTTCTCCATTAGATCTGTTGtatcagtgtatatatatgcaatgcTCTTGAGACTGCTCTACATCCATTGCTGGGCTGCTGTGTTTCTTCATAGATTTCAATCCTTATATACAAATCTTGAAATTtcggaaaattaaaaaatctccTATTTCACACTAGTATGGTTTATTCATTAATACACATTGAGATTGAGATTACTTCTCTCAgattcatataattttttttccattatctccgattttatatataaaaagtatatattcaaatatCATACATATCCGTGCATACTGCGTGccgtgtatatataatataagtttttttttttactttgtaaAACGTGTCAAAAGAACCTCCTTAGTTTTTCAAAATCAATCTTGTGGGACAATATCTTACATCATATAATATGCTCTGATCTGAATATTTTCATAACTTCGATTTTTTCTTGtgattgaaaaaatattaataaatgaaataataaataacaatcCGATAAATgtgttttataaaaaaaaaaataaattattttgctacgctattaatttcatttatggCATATATCCAACAAAATCCGTccctattaattttttattaaataaagcaTCAAACCCTTTCGCTACAAGtcaaattatcatttaatttataaGTGTTTTTCCAACAACATTATAAATCTAagattatcaaaatattatattttttcttaaaattatgtgaattatataaaaattataacggATGATT of Ipomoea triloba cultivar NCNSP0323 chromosome 3, ASM357664v1 contains these proteins:
- the LOC116014349 gene encoding F-box protein FBW2-like — encoded protein: MEDGSDVRCWDELIPDALGLIFKNLPLQDVLTVIPRVCKSWQRAVLGPYCWQEIDIEDWSMSARYDTIDRLLQLLITRSQGSLRKLCVSGVLMNQTFEFIADNAKSLQALHLTRSEIGDPAVERLAEKFSNVTFLDISYCNDMGARALEAIGKQCKNLTFLRRTMHPLEVIEKVEQDDEAYAIAATMPKLKQLEIGYMLVTTESVNEIVKSCSELEVLDIRGCWGVTIDESLKKHSGLKVVGPVVFDCYDKYGWENCSDNSGSSGYLPWDLVGGDLDDEYDVSDGLWDDAEDVEDVEMWFYDGLNTINAGYDWPQSP